Proteins co-encoded in one Paracoccus aestuarii genomic window:
- a CDS encoding propionyl-CoA synthetase encodes MSYQQLYARWRDDPEAFWTQAARAIDWDRPASRAYFDQGPAGEWFADGMVNACWNAIDRHVAAGHGDRLAVIHDSPMTDSVTRLTYGELQDRVARLAGVMAARGIAKGDRVIIYMPMIPEALEAMLACARIGAIHSVVFGGFAAHELAVRIDDARPRAILAASCGLEPGRTVAYKPLMDRAIDEAAHKPDFTIVLQRPECAAQMTAGRDLDWTEAVAAATPADCVPVEGNHPAYILYTSGTTGQPKGVVRHTGGHLVALAWSVPNIYGIGPGDVFWVASDVGWVVGHSYIVYGPLIAGATTVIFEGKPVGTPDAGTFWRVIADHKVKSFFTAPTAIRAVKREDPEGSLVARHHLSSLQALFLAGERADPDTVAWAEDRVKVPVIDHWWQTETGWPIAANPFGVEMMAVKKGSPTVPMPGYDVQVLDEAGQPVAPGTLGAIAIKLPLPPGTLPTLWQAEDRFRRAYLDHFPGFYETGDAGYIDEDGYVWIMARTDDVINVAGHRLSTGAMEEVLSSHPAVAECAVIGVADPLKGQAPLGLLCLKKGVETDPAQITAEVVRMVRDRIGPVAAFKTACVVDRLPKTRSGKILRATMAKIADGEAVKAPATIDDPAILDEVRAALAGVGYPMGSV; translated from the coding sequence ATGTCCTATCAACAGCTTTATGCCCGGTGGCGCGACGACCCGGAGGCCTTCTGGACCCAGGCCGCCCGGGCCATCGATTGGGACCGCCCCGCCAGCCGCGCCTATTTCGATCAGGGACCCGCCGGGGAATGGTTCGCCGACGGCATGGTGAATGCCTGCTGGAACGCCATCGACCGCCATGTGGCGGCGGGCCATGGCGACCGGCTGGCGGTGATCCATGACAGCCCGATGACGGACAGCGTCACGCGCCTGACCTATGGCGAATTGCAGGACCGTGTGGCGCGTCTTGCCGGGGTCATGGCGGCGCGCGGCATCGCCAAGGGCGACCGGGTCATCATCTACATGCCGATGATCCCCGAGGCGCTGGAGGCGATGCTGGCCTGCGCGCGGATCGGCGCGATCCATTCCGTGGTCTTCGGCGGTTTTGCGGCGCATGAGCTGGCGGTGCGCATCGACGATGCCCGCCCCCGCGCCATCCTGGCCGCCAGCTGCGGGCTGGAGCCGGGGCGCACCGTCGCCTACAAGCCGTTGATGGACCGCGCCATCGACGAGGCGGCGCACAAGCCCGACTTCACCATCGTCCTGCAGCGCCCCGAATGCGCGGCGCAGATGACCGCCGGGCGCGACCTGGACTGGACCGAAGCGGTCGCCGCCGCCACCCCCGCCGATTGCGTCCCGGTCGAGGGCAACCATCCGGCCTATATCCTCTATACCTCGGGGACGACGGGCCAGCCCAAGGGCGTGGTGCGCCATACCGGCGGCCATCTGGTGGCCTTGGCCTGGAGCGTGCCGAATATCTATGGGATCGGGCCGGGAGACGTCTTCTGGGTCGCATCCGACGTGGGCTGGGTCGTGGGGCACAGCTATATCGTCTATGGTCCGCTGATCGCGGGGGCCACCACGGTGATCTTCGAGGGCAAGCCCGTGGGCACGCCCGATGCGGGCACCTTCTGGCGGGTGATCGCGGATCACAAGGTCAAGTCCTTCTTCACCGCCCCCACCGCCATCCGCGCCGTCAAGCGCGAGGATCCCGAGGGCAGCCTGGTCGCGCGCCACCACCTGTCATCGCTGCAGGCGCTGTTTTTGGCGGGCGAGCGTGCCGATCCCGACACCGTGGCCTGGGCCGAGGACCGGGTGAAGGTTCCCGTGATCGACCATTGGTGGCAGACCGAGACCGGCTGGCCCATCGCCGCTAACCCCTTCGGGGTCGAGATGATGGCCGTCAAGAAGGGCAGCCCGACCGTGCCCATGCCCGGCTATGACGTGCAGGTCCTGGACGAGGCCGGCCAACCCGTGGCCCCCGGCACGCTCGGCGCCATCGCCATCAAGCTGCCCCTGCCGCCGGGCACCCTGCCCACGCTGTGGCAGGCCGAGGACCGGTTCCGCCGCGCCTATCTGGACCATTTCCCGGGCTTCTACGAGACGGGCGATGCGGGCTATATCGACGAGGACGGCTATGTCTGGATCATGGCGCGCACGGATGACGTGATCAACGTGGCGGGCCACCGCCTGTCGACCGGGGCGATGGAGGAGGTCCTGTCCAGCCACCCGGCGGTCGCGGAATGCGCGGTGATCGGCGTGGCCGATCCGCTGAAGGGTCAGGCGCCCTTGGGCCTTCTGTGCCTGAAGAAGGGGGTCGAGACGGACCCCGCCCAGATCACCGCCGAGGTCGTGCGCATGGTCCGCGACCGCATCGGGCCGGTCGCGGCCTTCAAGACGGCCTGCGTGGTGGACCGGCTGCCCAAGACACGCTCGGGCAAGATCCTGCGCGCGACGATGGCGAAGATCGCCGATGGCGAGGCGGTCAAGGCGCCCGCGACCATCGACGATCCGGCGATCCTGGACGAGGTGCGGGCGGCGCTGGCCGGGGTCGGCTATCCGATGGGGTCGGTGTAG
- the aroA gene encoding 3-phosphoshikimate 1-carboxyvinyltransferase, protein MSHSADPRPMTARRHGPLTGEALVPGDKSISHRALILGAMAVGETRITGLLEGQDVLDTARAMRALGAQVTQHGPGEWSVHGVGVGGFSAPDDVIDCGNSGTGVRLIMGAVATTPIAVTFTGDASLSRRPMARVTDPLEQLGARITGREGGRLPITIEGAADPVPLTYRTPVASAQIKSAILLAGLNAPGDTVVIESEPTRDHSERMLAGFGAQIRTETTPDGHRITLKGRPELRPQPVAVPRDPSSAAFPVAAALIVPGSQIRVPGVSRNPTRDGLYVTLLEMGADITFENPREEGGEPVADLLVRHGPLKGVTVPADRAASMIDEFPILSVIASFAEGSTVMNGVSELRVKESDRIDAMARGLEANGVTVEETPDSMTVHGMARVPGGGHAVTHLDHRIAMSFLVLGMATEEPVTIDDAEPITTSFPDFVPLMTRLGAALA, encoded by the coding sequence ATGTCGCATTCCGCAGACCCCCGTCCGATGACCGCCCGCCGCCACGGCCCCCTGACGGGCGAGGCCTTGGTGCCCGGCGACAAGTCGATCAGCCACCGCGCCCTGATCCTGGGCGCCATGGCCGTGGGCGAGACGCGGATCACCGGCCTGCTGGAGGGTCAGGACGTGCTGGACACGGCCCGCGCGATGCGCGCGCTCGGGGCCCAGGTGACCCAGCACGGGCCGGGCGAATGGTCGGTGCACGGGGTCGGGGTGGGTGGCTTCTCGGCCCCCGATGACGTGATCGATTGCGGCAATTCCGGGACCGGCGTGCGGCTGATCATGGGGGCTGTGGCCACGACGCCGATCGCGGTGACCTTCACCGGCGATGCCAGCCTGTCGCGCCGGCCCATGGCGCGGGTGACGGACCCGCTGGAACAACTGGGCGCCCGCATCACCGGACGCGAAGGCGGTCGCCTGCCCATCACCATCGAAGGCGCCGCCGATCCCGTGCCGCTGACCTATCGCACGCCAGTGGCCAGCGCCCAGATCAAGTCCGCGATCCTGCTGGCCGGGCTGAACGCTCCGGGCGACACGGTGGTGATCGAATCCGAACCCACGCGCGATCATTCCGAACGCATGCTGGCGGGCTTCGGCGCTCAGATCCGCACCGAGACCACTCCCGATGGCCACCGCATCACCCTGAAGGGCCGCCCCGAACTGCGCCCCCAGCCCGTCGCGGTGCCGCGCGACCCCTCCAGCGCGGCCTTCCCCGTCGCTGCCGCCCTGATCGTGCCGGGATCGCAGATCCGCGTGCCGGGCGTCAGCCGCAACCCGACGCGCGACGGCCTCTATGTCACGCTGCTGGAAATGGGCGCCGACATCACCTTCGAAAACCCGCGCGAGGAGGGGGGCGAGCCGGTGGCCGACCTCCTGGTCCGTCACGGCCCCCTCAAGGGCGTGACCGTCCCCGCCGACCGCGCCGCCAGCATGATCGACGAATTCCCGATCCTGTCGGTCATCGCCAGCTTCGCCGAGGGCAGCACGGTCATGAACGGCGTTTCCGAACTGCGCGTCAAGGAAAGCGACCGCATCGACGCCATGGCCCGCGGCCTCGAGGCGAACGGCGTCACGGTCGAGGAAACCCCCGACAGCATGACCGTGCACGGCATGGCGCGGGTCCCGGGCGGCGGCCATGCCGTCACCCATCTGGACCACCGCATCGCCATGTCCTTCCTGGTCCTCGGCATGGCGACCGAAGAACCGGTCACCATCGACGATGCCGAACCGATCACCACGTCCTTCCCGGATTTCGTCCCGCTGATGACCCGCCTCGGCGCCGCCCTGGCCTGA
- a CDS encoding DNA alkylation repair protein, protein MQELDRLRAMADPERAARDAARHKTGRETLGLAPADIETLAREWRERHDLDGRVALARALWDSDIHDARLLAARLLVQARMRPDDGAWQAILDWAPQIDGVEIGDAVMSAASRRLVADPARIEASEDWAGDGSPWLRRGALMATLPWAKMNNPKPADLAIRDRVLDWAAELAHDRHGAVRQAVQTWLRDLGRRDPDRVAAWQPAPRPEPEPEPDDQSL, encoded by the coding sequence ATGCAGGAATTGGACCGGCTGCGCGCCATGGCCGACCCCGAACGCGCCGCCCGCGACGCCGCCCGTCACAAGACCGGGCGCGAGACCCTGGGCCTGGCCCCCGCCGATATCGAGACCTTGGCCCGCGAATGGCGTGAGCGTCACGACCTGGACGGGCGGGTCGCCTTGGCCCGGGCGCTGTGGGACAGCGACATCCACGACGCCCGCCTGCTGGCCGCGCGGCTGCTGGTCCAGGCGCGGATGCGGCCCGATGACGGGGCGTGGCAGGCGATCCTGGACTGGGCGCCCCAGATCGACGGGGTCGAGATCGGCGATGCCGTGATGTCGGCGGCCTCGCGGCGGCTGGTGGCCGATCCGGCGCGGATCGAGGCGTCCGAGGATTGGGCGGGCGACGGATCGCCCTGGCTGCGGCGCGGGGCGCTGATGGCGACCCTGCCTTGGGCCAAGATGAACAACCCCAAGCCCGCCGACCTGGCGATTCGCGACCGGGTGCTGGATTGGGCGGCCGAATTGGCCCATGACCGCCACGGCGCGGTGCGCCAGGCCGTGCAGACCTGGCTGCGCGATCTGGGCAGGCGCGATCCCGACCGGGTGGCGGCATGGCAGCCCGCCCCCCGTCCGGAACCCGAGCCCGAGCCCGACGATCAGAGCCTGTAG
- the moaA gene encoding GTP 3',8-cyclase MoaA yields the protein MDPFARPITYLRVSVTDRCDFRCVYCMAEHMQFLPKADLLTLEELDRLCTAFVGLGVHKLRITGGEPLVRRGIMGFLRQVSRHLGDGLDELTLTTNGSQLARHAAELADIGVRRVNVSLDTLDADRFAAITRWGRLPQVLEGIRAANAAGLRVKINTVALKGVNDAELFDLVRWCGDEGHDLTFIEVMPMGDLGEEDRLDQYWPLSDLRARLAERFTLIDLAERTGGPARYVRLSETGQKIGFITPLTHNFCESCNRVRVTCTGELFMCLGQEDNADLRAPLRASPDDTVLRQTIRDAIARKPKGHDFDYSRQGIVGQMTRHMSHTGG from the coding sequence ATCGACCCCTTCGCCCGCCCCATCACCTATCTGCGGGTGTCGGTGACCGACCGCTGCGATTTCCGCTGCGTCTATTGCATGGCCGAACACATGCAGTTTCTGCCCAAGGCCGACCTGCTGACCCTGGAGGAGCTGGACCGCCTCTGCACCGCCTTCGTGGGCCTGGGCGTGCACAAGCTGCGCATCACCGGGGGCGAGCCGCTGGTCCGGCGCGGCATCATGGGTTTCCTGCGCCAGGTCTCGCGCCATCTGGGCGATGGCCTGGACGAGCTGACCCTGACCACCAATGGCAGCCAGCTGGCCCGCCACGCGGCCGAGCTGGCCGATATCGGCGTGCGGCGGGTCAATGTCTCGCTGGACACGCTGGATGCGGACCGTTTCGCCGCGATCACCCGGTGGGGCCGCCTGCCCCAGGTGCTGGAGGGGATCCGCGCCGCCAATGCCGCAGGCCTGCGCGTCAAGATTAACACCGTCGCGCTGAAGGGCGTGAACGATGCCGAACTGTTCGACCTGGTCCGCTGGTGCGGCGACGAGGGGCACGATCTGACCTTCATCGAGGTCATGCCCATGGGCGATCTGGGCGAGGAGGACCGGCTGGACCAGTATTGGCCGCTCTCCGACCTGCGCGCGCGCCTGGCCGAACGTTTCACCCTGATCGACCTGGCCGAACGCACTGGCGGTCCCGCCCGCTATGTCCGCCTGTCCGAGACGGGGCAGAAGATCGGCTTCATCACCCCCCTGACCCATAATTTCTGCGAAAGCTGCAACCGCGTCCGCGTCACCTGCACGGGCGAGCTGTTCATGTGCCTGGGCCAGGAGGACAATGCCGACCTGCGCGCCCCCCTGCGCGCCAGCCCCGACGACACGGTGCTGCGCCAGACGATCCGCGACGCGATCGCGCGCAAGCCCAAGGGCCATGATTTCGACTATTCGCGCCAAGGCATCGTCGGCCAGATGACCCGCCACATGAGCCATACGGGCGGCTGA